From the genome of Arthrobacter russicus:
TCGGCTCCAGGGAACCCGAAGAGGTTATTGAAAACAAGAGCTGAGACGCCCAGAGCTGCCAAATAACTCAAAACGACTGAGCCGATCAGCAAGACCGGCGCCAACACCGAACGCAACAAAAGCATGAGAATCAGCAAGATCACGACGAGCACTAGCGGGATGATCTTGAACAAGTCGCTTTGCGCGGTCAGATTGGTATCCAGTGCCACCGCGGTCGCACCGCCGACCAGGATTCCGCTGTCGATCTGCTTCAGTTCACTCCTCAGCTGAAGTACCGTGTTCTCCGCTTCGGCAGAGTCTGCAGCGGTGTCCAGGGTCGCATTGACGAGCACCCGGCCCTCCCTGACCAGAGGTAAGGCCTCGGGGTCTGGCCGGCCCGATCCCTGATACACCGAGACGGAGGAGATCAACGGCGTCTGCTCCAGCTTTTCGATCACGCGCTCCTGCGAAGCCTGCTGCGCAATCACGACTACCGGGCTTCCGCTACCAGCGTCGAAATGCTGGGCGAGTGCTTTCTGCCCGTCTACCGCATCGGACTGCTTCAAAATCAATGCAGTCTGCGGCACGCCATTCGCCTGTAACTGGAGCACCCCGGCAGCACCAGCGACTAGGAGCAGGACGGCAGCCATCCAACTGATCCGGGGGCGACGCGCCACCATGGATCCGACCCGCCGCCACGCCCCGGAAATTCCGGCCAATCCGGGGACTGCGGCCGACGGCGAAAGCTTGCGATGCGTTCCTTCTTCAGCTGATCTGACTGCAGGACGAAAGGGCCAGAAGGCGGCCCGGCCGAACAACACCAAGAGCGCCGGTAGCAGCGTCAAGGATGCGGTGAACGAAAAAACGATGCCGATCGCGGCAATCGGGCCCAAACTACGATTGGAGTTCAGGTCGGAGATCAAAAGACAGAGCAAAGCCACGATGACGGTTCCGGCGGAGGCCAGGATCGGCTCCCATGACGCCCTCACGGCTCGTCCGATCGCCGCCCACCGGTCCTGGACCTGGTGCAGCGCCTCCTTGAACCTGGAGACTAAAAGCAACGAATAGTCAGTCGCCGCACCGATCACCAAAATACTCAAGATGCCCTGGCTTTGCCCGTTGAGCACGATCCAGCCCCAACTGGCGAAGGCATAGACCAGAAGAATCGATGCGGTCAAGGCAAAGACCGAAGTAAGCAAGACCAAGAACGGCAGCACTATTGAGCGGTAGACAATCAGCAGGATGATCAGCACCGCAAGCAATGCCACGAGCAGAAGTATTCCGTCGATGCCGCCGAACGCGCTGCTCAAATCCGCGCTGAGTCCGGCCGGCCCCGTGACATAGGACGTCAACCCGGCTGGCGTGTTCTGCTCTACGCTCTCCCGCAGAGCGGCGACGACCGTTTTGAGGTTCTCCGTGTCCGCTACCGGGACGATGAATTCCACGGCCTTGCCATCCTGCGAGGGGAGAGGCCCGGCCACTGGGCTGGTTCCCGGTGTCGGTGGCCCCTGAAGACCGGGGACTGCGCTGAGCGCACTGCCGAACTCACCCAGTTCAGCTAGCTGACCGGGAGTCAGCTCGTTGCTCGAACTGAACAAGACAATCGCTGGGATTGCCCCGGAATCGGAGAACTTCTTCTGCCATTCGCTAGCTTCAGTTGACTCTGCGCTGGCCGGCAGGAAACTCGATTGGTCATTGGTCGAAACACCCGAGAGTTTACCGAACGTCGGCCCGCCGAACGAGGCCGCAAGCAACCAGAGCAGCAGCAGCATCGCTGGCAAGGTGAGCCGCAGCCAACGGCGTGGCCGCCAATCTTTGGCGCGTCCGGTCGAAGGCTCAGCATTTGCCGCATCGGCGTTCCGTGCCAGATCATAG
Proteins encoded in this window:
- a CDS encoding MMPL family transporter, with product MERLDAGTSSYDLARNADAANAEPSTGRAKDWRPRRWLRLTLPAMLLLLWLLAASFGGPTFGKLSGVSTNDQSSFLPASAESTEASEWQKKFSDSGAIPAIVLFSSSNELTPGQLAELGEFGSALSAVPGLQGPPTPGTSPVAGPLPSQDGKAVEFIVPVADTENLKTVVAALRESVEQNTPAGLTSYVTGPAGLSADLSSAFGGIDGILLLVALLAVLIILLIVYRSIVLPFLVLLTSVFALTASILLVYAFASWGWIVLNGQSQGILSILVIGAATDYSLLLVSRFKEALHQVQDRWAAIGRAVRASWEPILASAGTVIVALLCLLISDLNSNRSLGPIAAIGIVFSFTASLTLLPALLVLFGRAAFWPFRPAVRSAEEGTHRKLSPSAAVPGLAGISGAWRRVGSMVARRPRISWMAAVLLLVAGAAGVLQLQANGVPQTALILKQSDAVDGQKALAQHFDAGSGSPVVVIAQQASQERVIEKLEQTPLISSVSVYQGSGRPDPEALPLVREGRVLVNATLDTAADSAEAENTVLQLRSELKQIDSGILVGGATAVALDTNLTAQSDLFKIIPLVLVVILLILMLLLRSVLAPVLLIGSVVLSYLAALGVSALVFNNLFGFPGADAAVPLFAFVFLVALGVDYNIFLMTRVREESLRIGTRPGVLRGLGVTGGVITSAGVVLAATFAALGVIPILFLAQISFIVAFGVLLDTLIVRSILVPALAYDLGAVIWWPSRLSRRQ